The DNA region GATTTTCATATTAATCTCCATTCTGTCGCTTTGCGACAGTTCAAACTTAAGGTGGCTGCTGCGCAGCAATTATAATAGCACGCCGCAGGCGTACTATTTCATTTGAAGATTTCCTGTTCACTCTAATTTTAAACAGAGATAATTATGAGAAAGACGTTTTCATGGGCATTCCGGTTTGGAAGAAAAGAAAAAATAGTTGAATCTGAAAAATTTAAAGTGAAGTATGAAGTACATGGTTCAGCTGAATGAAGTGCTGGCGGGGATGAATTAAAACAAGGAGTAAAGAAAGCAATGAATAAAATTATAAAAGACACTATTCATGCCAATGGAATAGATATTGGCATATATACATCTGACTTTGAAAATGAATATATTTCACTAACTGATATTGCTCGGTATAAAAGTGAACTGGGCCCCGTTTTTTTACCATCAAAACCTACGGGTCTTATTTCTTACTGAACTTTACCTACTTTTTAAAACATAAAATAACTGTTCACGATCTTCATCAGATTTATAATGACTGCTTTCGATAATCTCGCAAAGCGCCGTGATATATTCGTTCTTATGAAAGAGTGTGGCTGCAGACAAAAGCTCTCACAGTTTCGGCTGAGAGAGCTTTTTAAACAGCATAGCAGTTATTTCAATTTATTGTAATCATTATCGGATACAGCCTCGCACCATTCCGTGCCTGCTTCCTCGCCCTGTATCTCTATTGCAAGATGAGCAAACCAGCTGTCCCCTGCTGCACCGTGCCAGTGCTTAACGCCTGCCGGGATATTTACTATATCGCCTGCGTGAAGTTCTCTTGCTTCCTTCCCGTACTCCTGATACCAGCCGCGTCCGCCGATACAGATAAGCATCTGTCCGCCGCCGCTTTTTGCGCGATGGATATGCCAGTTGTTCCTGCAGGCAGGCTCAAATGTTACATTATAAACAGGTATCTGCTCCGTGGAAACCGGTGCAAGATAGCTTTGTCCCTTAAAGTAAGCGCCGTAAGGATTCGGCTCTCCAATTGGGAACATGATCTCACTCTGGAACCGGTCCTTTTCCGAAACTAAAGAAGAGTTATCTGCGTAAACTTCTTTCGCGATGCTGAACACTGCCCAGGCGTGCGGCCATCCTGCATAGAATGCTGTGTGGGTGATGACTGCCGCCATTTCTTTCTGCGATACGCCGTGATTTTTCGCATTCTGAATATGGTAGCGGATAGAATTATCCGTCACGCCCTGCGACATAAGTGCGACCACAGTGATCATGCTGCGCGTTTTCAGATCAATATCAGTATTGTTCCAGTTCTCACCGAAAAGAATATCATCATTAAAATGTGCAAAGTCCGGAGCAAACTCTCCGAGCTGCGCTCTGCCTGCTGTCTGTACGATCTTTTCAGCCATAATTATACCTCCGTAAAAAAAGAGTACAGGTTTATGTCCTGTACTCATTATAGCATGATTTATTTAGTATGTAAAATGCTTATTTTGTATAGCTTTGTATGCTCAGACTGTATACATTTGATGTACTCCAGAAATTATCCGGCCGCTCCGACTGAGATCATACCGTTTACTTTCTCCTGTTCATGGAATCCGCTGTCTGTTTTGTTCATCAGCGACACAACTTCCACAGCTTACGTTGTTTATTCATTTTTACGCGCCTCAGTATTCCGGGATTTTTATGTTTGATATGTCCTTTTTAAACTGCTCTAAGAATATACCGGCTGCCTTCGTGAAAACAGAGTATCGTTTCCAGATAAAAGAACATACTGCCTCCATAGGAGGTTCAAAAGGCCGGAAGCAGAGCTTGCTGTCACCGCTGACGTTGATAAGCCGGTCGAGAGCAATTGCACATCCTATGCCTTCACCGACCATTACTGATGCATTGTAGATAAGATTGTACTCTGCGACTATATTTGCATCAGGCGCCTGTTCTGCTATCATTTCAGACAGCATGGTGCTGTGATTGGGCTGTCTTGGAATTATGAGGTCAAGTCCTGATACATCAGATATCGTCAGAGTAGATTTCTTAGCCAGCGGTTCATCCTGACGCATCAGTACTCCCCATGTGTCGTGCAGAGGTATTTCAATGGCTTCATATCTGGTTCTGTCGATATTTCCGAATATCAGCCCGAAATCCATCAGTCCGCGATCGAGTTTCTCCATTACATCGGTGCCGTTGCCGCTGAAAAAGCTGTAATGAATACCGGGGTAATCAGCTTTAAGATGATGTGCCGTATCTGCGATCAGCTTTATTGCGTAAGTCTCTCCCGCACCGATATATACAGTGCCGGAGACGCTGTCATTGCTTTGCCTTACTTCCTGCTCCGTCTTGTCCATAAGGTCAATGATCTCCTCAGCGCGTTTTCGGAGTATAATACCCTCCTCTGTCAGCGTGACGCCCTTGTTTGAGCGGACAAGCAGAGTTTTTCCGAGCTCGTCCTCAAGTTCCTTTAACTGACGGGAAAGCGTTGGCTGCGATAAAAACAGTCTCTCTGCTGCCGTTGAAAAACTCTGTTCCCTTGCAACAGCTAGGAAATATTTCAGTACACGAATATCCATTCATTAAGCCCCCTTTTTCAACATCATAACACATCAGACTATAGCTGTCAAGCATATCGCCGTATTCAATATAGGTATTTGCTATCTTAAAAGTACCGTGTTATAATTAAATCAACAAAAGATACCTGACTACCTTGTATTTATGGTGAAGAAAGAGGGATTGAAATGAAAAAGATGATAAGAACAATTCTGACTGCTGCAACAATTATACTTACAGCAGCAGGCTGTGGAAAATACGCTGATTCCGGCAGTGTACAGACGACAGGTAATATTCCGCTTCAGACAGATCTGTCTGCTCATGTAAAAGCATCTGCTGTTCCCGATTATAAATACACGGTACATGATATTATAAATTTACAGAAATATCTGCTGACAGGATTGGCAGAAGACGATCTGACTGAAAAGCCATATGACCTGAACGAGAACGAACACTGGGACGTGATCGATCTGTGTCTTATGAAAAGCGAGATAATCGGTCAGATGAACGACACAAACGATACCCTTGTCGTTTACTTCTCCCGCACGGGAAATACTGAGAAGATCGCTGAACATCTGATCGAGCTTACCGATGCTGACATGTATGTGATCGAAGCTGCTGTTCCGTACACAGATGCCGATATCAGATATCAGGATGACGGCTGCCGTGCCAACAATGAGCAGAATGATAAAACTGTCCGTCCGGGAATAGCTGACCCCGTTTCTTCTATCGACAGCTATGACACGATATTCTTAGGTTATCCGATATGGTGGGGACAGGAACCGCGTATCATTGACACTTTCCTTGAAAGCTATGACTTCTCTGATAAAACAGTTATTCCGTTCTGCACATCCGGCAGCAGCGGTATTTCCGCAAGCGAGAAGAATATCGCAGAGCTTGTGCCGATAGGCAGGCAGCTTGAAGGCAGACGTTTTTCTGCAGGTGCCACAAAGGACGATGTAAAGAAGTGGGTAGATACGCTTCCGCTGAACAGTGAAAAATCTGAATCAGAACTTCTGATCTCCGTGAACGGTCATGAGCTTACTGCTTCTTTTGCCGACAGCACCGCGGCTGCCGAACTTGCCGAAAAGCTGAAAGCAGAACCTGTTACCGTCTCACTTAATGAGTACGGCGGATTTGAAAAAGTCGGCAAACTTCCCTGGGCACTGACAAAAACGGACGAAAAAATCGATACGGAGCCATGCGACATCATGCTCTATCAGGGCAATCAGATGACGATCTTCTATAACTCCAATTCATGGAGTTACACAAAACTCGGACATATCAGCAATATCACACAAGAGGAATTAAAGGATATATTCGGTGATGGTGATGTTTCTGTCACGCTCTCACTGAAATAAATACGAAAAAACCTGAAAAATTCTTAGTTTTTCAGGTTTTTTCTTTCGGTTTAATCAAGCGAATCGATCTTCTTTGAAAGATACTGTCTGAGCTTGGCAAGGTCAGCAAGGCTGAGAGATCCGTCGCCGTCAACGTCGGCTGCCTTCTGCTGTTCGTCAGTTAAATCCCTGTCGCCTAAAAGTGCAAGTGAGACTTCGGTAAGATCGGTAACATCAATTGTTCCGCTTCCGTCTATATCTCCGCTGACATAAGCAGGATCTTCCGGCTTTTCTTCTTCTGAAGTTTTTTCTTCTTCGGAAGGCTTTTCATCTTCGGCTGGTTTTTCATCTTCGGTAACCGATTCATCGTAAACGAGTCTTACTATGGAATAATCCGCGTCGTTTGAAAGCAGATAGCTTCTCAGGTTTTCCATAAGTATGTTGCCCTGCTGTGTCGGGTTAAGGAATGATGTCTTATAAAACCTTACTATGACTTCCGTATCTGTAGTTTCGACCTTCGCCTTGCCCGGAATTTTCTGATCGATATATTTCTGTACAAAAACCGCTACTTCCTCCGGCTCAGTTGCAAATCCGAAATCTGCATAAACGGCCGGTGTCACTGACATGATCACCGATAATCCAGTCATAACTGCTATCGCTTTTTTCATTTTACATTTTCTCCTTGAATACGTGTATTTTAACAAAATCTATATTATTATTATCTGTATTTTAATGAAAGATTTCAATGCATATTTTACACAAAGATAGTTATGAATTATTGTGACAGGCATATTTACGTTGCTTTACTGTAATCAGTGATTTTGATCGTGTCTTTATCTATGTTTTTTAGCAATATAAAGACACGATTGAATTTTATATACAAAACGCAGCATACAGCGGAACAACTTTTTGATTATCTTCAAATGCAAAGTTTTTCGCTGAGAGCTTGATCGCATACTCAGGTTTATACGTTTCCATATAAATGCGAAGGCTCTTCGCTCTGGTATTGTCGGCACTCTTTACTTCAACAGGTATAAGCTTTCCGTCACGCTGAATGATAAAATCAACTTCCGCTCCGCGGTCAGATTCCCAGTAATA from Ruminococcus sp. HUN007 includes:
- a CDS encoding carboxymuconolactone decarboxylase family protein, producing MAEKIVQTAGRAQLGEFAPDFAHFNDDILFGENWNNTDIDLKTRSMITVVALMSQGVTDNSIRYHIQNAKNHGVSQKEMAAVITHTAFYAGWPHAWAVFSIAKEVYADNSSLVSEKDRFQSEIMFPIGEPNPYGAYFKGQSYLAPVSTEQIPVYNVTFEPACRNNWHIHRAKSGGGQMLICIGGRGWYQEYGKEARELHAGDIVNIPAGVKHWHGAAGDSWFAHLAIEIQGEEAGTEWCEAVSDNDYNKLK
- a CDS encoding LysR family transcriptional regulator; the protein is MDIRVLKYFLAVAREQSFSTAAERLFLSQPTLSRQLKELEDELGKTLLVRSNKGVTLTEEGIILRKRAEEIIDLMDKTEQEVRQSNDSVSGTVYIGAGETYAIKLIADTAHHLKADYPGIHYSFFSGNGTDVMEKLDRGLMDFGLIFGNIDRTRYEAIEIPLHDTWGVLMRQDEPLAKKSTLTISDVSGLDLIIPRQPNHSTMLSEMIAEQAPDANIVAEYNLIYNASVMVGEGIGCAIALDRLINVSGDSKLCFRPFEPPMEAVCSFIWKRYSVFTKAAGIFLEQFKKDISNIKIPEY
- a CDS encoding flavodoxin, yielding MKKMIRTILTAATIILTAAGCGKYADSGSVQTTGNIPLQTDLSAHVKASAVPDYKYTVHDIINLQKYLLTGLAEDDLTEKPYDLNENEHWDVIDLCLMKSEIIGQMNDTNDTLVVYFSRTGNTEKIAEHLIELTDADMYVIEAAVPYTDADIRYQDDGCRANNEQNDKTVRPGIADPVSSIDSYDTIFLGYPIWWGQEPRIIDTFLESYDFSDKTVIPFCTSGSSGISASEKNIAELVPIGRQLEGRRFSAGATKDDVKKWVDTLPLNSEKSESELLISVNGHELTASFADSTAAAELAEKLKAEPVTVSLNEYGGFEKVGKLPWALTKTDEKIDTEPCDIMLYQGNQMTIFYNSNSWSYTKLGHISNITQEELKDIFGDGDVSVTLSLK
- a CDS encoding dockerin type I repeat-containing protein, with protein sequence MKKAIAVMTGLSVIMSVTPAVYADFGFATEPEEVAVFVQKYIDQKIPGKAKVETTDTEVIVRFYKTSFLNPTQQGNILMENLRSYLLSNDADYSIVRLVYDESVTEDEKPAEDEKPSEEEKTSEEEKPEDPAYVSGDIDGSGTIDVTDLTEVSLALLGDRDLTDEQQKAADVDGDGSLSLADLAKLRQYLSKKIDSLD